A genome region from Triticum aestivum cultivar Chinese Spring chromosome 2B, IWGSC CS RefSeq v2.1, whole genome shotgun sequence includes the following:
- the LOC123045109 gene encoding protein DETOXIFICATION 18, giving the protein MGEEGAAAPLLDGKLKARRSDNGDGEAAAAAGRRRWWRCLWDAEEAAGQVAFAAPMVATSMAFYAIPLVSVMYAGRIGDLELAGATLGNSWATVTGIALMTGLSGSLETLCGQGYGAKVYRMLGVYLQASIITSALFSVLVSLLWLYTEPLLIFLHQDPEVSRMAAVFLRYTIPAQFAFGFIQCILRFLQTQSVVMPLVAFSLLPLVFHVGITHASVHYLGLGFAGPAMSTSLSLWLSFIMLASYVMLSTRFKETWGGFSTEAFQYVLPGLKLAVPSAMMVCFEYWAFEILVLLAGLMPDSQMSTSIIAMCANTESISYMITYGFAAAISTRVSNELGAGNIDKAKKALKVTLALSLLLGVTFLLLLGLGHNLWAGLFSKSEAVISAFASMTPFLIGSVVLDSTQGVLSGVSRGCGWQHLVAWTNLVAFYIIGLPLSLLLGFKLGFHTKGLWMGQICGLLCQNTVLLFITLRTKWERLKLATNGKEGDLIC; this is encoded by the exons ATGGGCGAAGAAGGGGCAGCTGCTCCGTTGCTGGATGGGAAGCTCAAGGCGAGGAGAAGCGATAATGGCGACGGagaggcggcagcagcagcagggagAAGGAGGTGGTGGCGGTGCCTGTGGGatgcggaggaggcggcggggcaggTGGCCTtcgcggcgcccatggtggccaccAGCATGGCCTTCTACGCCATCCCGCTCGTCTCCGTCATGTACGCCGGCCGCATCGGGGACCTCGAGCTCGCCGGCGCCACGCTCGGCAACTCGTGGGCCACCGTCACAGGCATCGCGCTCATG ACTGGGTTAAGCGGGTCCCTGGAGACGCTTTGCGGCCAAGGCTATGGCGCAAAGGTGTACCGCATGCTCGGCGTGTACCTCCAGGcatccatcatcacctcggctctCTTTTCAGTCCTCGTCTCGCTCCTGTGGCTCTACACCGAGCCACTCCTCATTTTCTTGCACCAAGACCCCGAGGTCTCAAGAATGGCAGCGGTGTTCCTGCGATACACAATCCCGGCACAGTTTGCCTTTGGCTTCATCCAGTGTATCCTCAGGTTCCTGCAGACACAGTCCGTGGTGATGCCACTGGTGGCGTTCTCGCTCCTGCCACTGGTGTTCCATGTCGGAATTACCCATGCCTCCGTGCACTACCTGGGGCTCGGCTTCGCAGGCCCAGCCATGTCAACTTCGCTGTCTCTGTGGCTATCTTTCATTATGCTGGCATCCTATGTGATGTTGTCAACGAGATTCAAGGAGACCTGGGGGGGATTTTCAACAGAAGCGTTTCAGTACGTGCTGCCCGGCCTCAAGTTAGCCGTTCCCTCTGCAATGATGGTGTG CTTTGAGTACTGGGCGTTTGAGATATTGGTGTTGCTTGCTGGGCTGATGCCAGATTCTCAAATGAGCACTTCTATCATTGCGATGTG TGCAAACACGGAATCAATTTCATACATGATCACCTACGGGTTCGCTGCTGCCATCAG CACAAGGGTATCGAATGAGCTGGGAGCAGGTAACATTGACAAGGCAAAGAAGGCACTCAAGGTGACTCTCGCGCTCTCCCTACTCCTGGGAGTGACATTTCTTCTGCTCCTAGGTCTTGGCCATAATTTGTGGGCCGGGCTGTTCAGCAAGAGTGAGGCAGTGATAAGTGCATTTGCTTCGATGACTCCATTTCTCATTGGGTCAGTGGTGCTGGACTCCACGCAGGGAGTCCTGTCAG GGGTTTCAAGAGGCTGTGGTTGGCAGCACCTGGTAGCATGGACCAACTTGGTGGCCTTCTACATAATAGGCTTGCCATTGTCTCTCCTACTTGGATTCAAGCTTGGCTTTCATACTAAG GGGTTGTGGATGGGTCAGATATGCGGTCTCCTTTGCCAGAACACCGTTCTCCTGTTCATCACGCTCCGAACAAAGTGGGAAAGATTGAAACTGGCGACAAACGGCAAAGAGGGCGACCTTATCTGTTGA
- the LOC123045107 gene encoding DDB1- and CUL4-associated factor 4 isoform X2: MPPKELPGLYYDPEKNRYFPTKGRIPGAATRPPRPPPPPAEPSPPPTARRKRARQSELLHAREMYGGGVIFSKNNKSTFKQQCQYTQASQPMVWKYQGTTLVADKALEELHAMVQTPSGLRESKLLATGSTNGSIRLFGLGTALENFEDEMEFLPQPVWTPLGKQKAAVNSPLANIWSSETAFSNFSSSISCIKKFGHNFHDAASTNSSVQRAFGSVYIMDMSTIDSATVSRNAHGRIERVASFDRTVWTADCNSDGTQVVLGTNTGAGLLNLETGTLSWLYRCKSDILSQQFVHSGNVVLCGLRNGSIVPVDVRERHSSRPTGRSSPSTARGTVPMLSARHNARGRNQADKAKSSRVISMPSAVCSLVSLSSDEHYFLGSSMDGSIKLFDLRLIQKGAIQSYAGHVNSHNNLPLVIDPAETLLMSGGEDCTVRIWSIKTGEQIFAKSVADTLFTALCWPESNLDLDGSSSLFDLNHSWGAWMGSRDGLFYMHGT; encoded by the exons ATGCCGCCCAAAG AGCTGCCCGGGTTGTACTACGACCCGGAGAAGAACCGCTACTTCCCCACCAAGGGCCGCATCCCCGGCGCCGCCACccgccctcctcgccctccgccgccgcccgctgagCCCTCGCCTCCTCCCACAGCACGCAGGAAAAGGGCGAGGCAGTCCGAGCTGCTGCATGCCAGGGAGATGTACGGCGGTGGTGTGATATTCTCCAAGAACAACAAGTCCACCTTCAAGCAGCAGTGCCAGTACACACAGGCGTCGCAGCCGATG GTTTGGAAGTACCAAGGCACAACCTTAGTGGCTGATAAGGCACTGGAGGAACTGCACGCCATGGTTCAGACTCCCAGTGGGCTGCGTGAGTCCAAGCTATTAGCGACCGGCAGCACGAATGGTTCAATCAG ATTATTTGGGTTGGGAACTGCTCTAGAGAATTTTGAGGATGAGATGGAGTTTTTACCTCAGCCTGTTTGGACTCCCTTGGGAAAGCAGAAAGCAGCAGTGAATTCTCCACTTGCAAATATCTGGTCATCTGAAACAGCTTTCTCAAACTTCTCATCCAGTATATCTTGCATAAAAAAGTTCGGGCACAACTTTCATGATGCAGCCAGCACCAACTCATCAGTTCAGCGAGCATT TGGTTCTGTTTATATTATGGATATGTCAACTATTGACTCTGCAACGGTTTCACGGAATGCTCATGGAAGAATTGAGAGAGTTGCTTCATTTGATCGTACAGTATGGACTGCTGATTGTAATTCTGATGGCACACAAGTAGTTCTAG GTACAAACACTGGCGCTGGTTTGCTTAATTTGGAGACAGGGACATTATCATGGCTGTATCGTTGTAAAAGTGACATTCTTTCCCAGCAATTTGTGCACTCG GGAAATGTGGTGCTATGTGGCCTACGGAATGGGAGCATAGTCCCTGTCGATGTGCGGGAAAGGCACAGTAGTCGCCCTACTGGTCGATCTTCACCTAGCACTGCTAGGGGGACAGTTCCCATGCTGTCTGCAAGGCATAATGCCAGAGGGAGAAACCAG GCTGATAAGGCAAAATCATCTAGGGTTATCTCTATGCCTTCAGCAGTTTGCAG CCTGGTTTCTCTGTCATCGGATGAACACTACTTCTTAGGGAGCTCCATGGATGGATCG ATCAAGCTATTTGATCTCCGTCTCATTCAGAAGGGGGCTATACAGTCTTATGCAGGGCATGTGAATTCACACAATAATTTACCACTTGTTATTGATCCAGCTGAAACCCTACTTATGTCAG GTGGGGAGGACTGTACCGTCCGTATTTGGAGCATCAAAACAGGCGAGCAAATATTTGCGAAGAGCGTGGCTGACACTCTCTTCACTGCACTTTGCTGGCCAGAAAGCAACCTTGACTTGGATGGTTCTTCTTCGCTGTTTGATCTAAACCACAGTTGGGGGGCTTGGATGGGATCACGTGATGGCCTGTTCTACATGCATGGTACTTAA
- the LOC123045107 gene encoding DDB1- and CUL4-associated factor 4 isoform X1 codes for MPPKELPGLYYDPEKNRYFPTKGRIPGAATRPPRPPPPPAEPSPPPTARRKRARQSELLHAREMYGGGVIFSKNNKSTFKQQCQYTQASQPMVWKYQGTTLVADKALEELHAMVQTPSGLRESKLLATGSTNGSIRLFGLGTALENFEDEMEFLPQPVWTPLGKQKAAVNSPLANIWSSETAFSNFSSSISCIKKFGHNFHDAASTNSSVQRALVATLGSGGSSGSVYIMDMSTIDSATVSRNAHGRIERVASFDRTVWTADCNSDGTQVVLGTNTGAGLLNLETGTLSWLYRCKSDILSQQFVHSGNVVLCGLRNGSIVPVDVRERHSSRPTGRSSPSTARGTVPMLSARHNARGRNQADKAKSSRVISMPSAVCSLVSLSSDEHYFLGSSMDGSIKLFDLRLIQKGAIQSYAGHVNSHNNLPLVIDPAETLLMSGGEDCTVRIWSIKTGEQIFAKSVADTLFTALCWPESNLDLDGSSSLFDLNHSWGAWMGSRDGLFYMHGT; via the exons ATGCCGCCCAAAG AGCTGCCCGGGTTGTACTACGACCCGGAGAAGAACCGCTACTTCCCCACCAAGGGCCGCATCCCCGGCGCCGCCACccgccctcctcgccctccgccgccgcccgctgagCCCTCGCCTCCTCCCACAGCACGCAGGAAAAGGGCGAGGCAGTCCGAGCTGCTGCATGCCAGGGAGATGTACGGCGGTGGTGTGATATTCTCCAAGAACAACAAGTCCACCTTCAAGCAGCAGTGCCAGTACACACAGGCGTCGCAGCCGATG GTTTGGAAGTACCAAGGCACAACCTTAGTGGCTGATAAGGCACTGGAGGAACTGCACGCCATGGTTCAGACTCCCAGTGGGCTGCGTGAGTCCAAGCTATTAGCGACCGGCAGCACGAATGGTTCAATCAG ATTATTTGGGTTGGGAACTGCTCTAGAGAATTTTGAGGATGAGATGGAGTTTTTACCTCAGCCTGTTTGGACTCCCTTGGGAAAGCAGAAAGCAGCAGTGAATTCTCCACTTGCAAATATCTGGTCATCTGAAACAGCTTTCTCAAACTTCTCATCCAGTATATCTTGCATAAAAAAGTTCGGGCACAACTTTCATGATGCAGCCAGCACCAACTCATCAGTTCAGCGAGCATT GGTGGCTACTCTTGGATCTGGAGGATCCAGTGGTTCTGTTTATATTATGGATATGTCAACTATTGACTCTGCAACGGTTTCACGGAATGCTCATGGAAGAATTGAGAGAGTTGCTTCATTTGATCGTACAGTATGGACTGCTGATTGTAATTCTGATGGCACACAAGTAGTTCTAG GTACAAACACTGGCGCTGGTTTGCTTAATTTGGAGACAGGGACATTATCATGGCTGTATCGTTGTAAAAGTGACATTCTTTCCCAGCAATTTGTGCACTCG GGAAATGTGGTGCTATGTGGCCTACGGAATGGGAGCATAGTCCCTGTCGATGTGCGGGAAAGGCACAGTAGTCGCCCTACTGGTCGATCTTCACCTAGCACTGCTAGGGGGACAGTTCCCATGCTGTCTGCAAGGCATAATGCCAGAGGGAGAAACCAG GCTGATAAGGCAAAATCATCTAGGGTTATCTCTATGCCTTCAGCAGTTTGCAG CCTGGTTTCTCTGTCATCGGATGAACACTACTTCTTAGGGAGCTCCATGGATGGATCG ATCAAGCTATTTGATCTCCGTCTCATTCAGAAGGGGGCTATACAGTCTTATGCAGGGCATGTGAATTCACACAATAATTTACCACTTGTTATTGATCCAGCTGAAACCCTACTTATGTCAG GTGGGGAGGACTGTACCGTCCGTATTTGGAGCATCAAAACAGGCGAGCAAATATTTGCGAAGAGCGTGGCTGACACTCTCTTCACTGCACTTTGCTGGCCAGAAAGCAACCTTGACTTGGATGGTTCTTCTTCGCTGTTTGATCTAAACCACAGTTGGGGGGCTTGGATGGGATCACGTGATGGCCTGTTCTACATGCATGGTACTTAA